From Neospora caninum Liverpool complete genome, chromosome VIII, a single genomic window includes:
- a CDS encoding putative Dpy-30 motif containing protein has product MLNRYNVLFLCFGADASFGPGSSSDTVPSLSLNANSYEANPHLPSASLDTTACPATSGPSAPATAPVSYSFAQETVEETGEERGKASVPGVSSGSVPQPSAAWEEGTEESPNQDPRRRVFSSAASPNASVKPVPSTERTRANDFLPSSATSWDVGRRNHETSCGYSRDEESTVSLDEPFRDFSSPSRLFSLSAPLTPLPVLVDPADLTRHHICLGAPSLLSVSDALSYIPTLTVLEAVGGTALFDAAAKDRTPIPSSDASCGYRGENGAEHPIRTPNRYSLVGERVGSHAEANGMARATNLSGCSFSNVEQSPAETLGEKEGKLSAYLVVDPVYSVVMPEPCSLIANLDYICNLVQVILLQRLRLLSPVSDGSAHILRTRWKPASLWEAGNVSSELSRFSNQKKPEGLTGSKLARCHSDRGNANGEDSVSVSTALSQVTRHGCGKETVRPRFLTFVDRFASLGSEEIKALPPREYLKATVIPVLLPAIESVTRDRPEDPVSWIAFYLLRHATRFNRTEKQVGRDHPELFRLFTSLASGSERPRETSPSLPRKGSGGSSVLSSSHASAARSESTADGVKPT; this is encoded by the coding sequence ATGCTTAACCGCTACAACGTCCTATTTTTGTGCTTCGGTGCTGACGCTTCGTTTGGACCTGGTTCGTCGTCTGATACCGTCCCGAGTCTGAGTCTAAATGCAAACTCCTATGAGGCAAATCCCCACCttccctccgcctctctcgacaCGACTGCATGCCCAGCTACATCTGGTCCCTCAGCACCTGCTACTGCTCCAGTCAGTTACTCTTTTGCACAAGAAACCGTGGAAGAAACAGGTGAAGAACGTGGCAAGGCCTCCGTGCCAGGCGTGTCAAGCGGCTCGGTACCACAGCCATCCGCAGCATGGGAAGAAGGAACCGAAGAGTCACCGAACCAGGATCCACGCCGAAgggttttttcttccgcagcGTCTCCCAACGCGTCCGTAAAACCTGTACCATCAACCGAGCGGACAAGGGCGAACGATTTCCTACCTTCCAGTGCCACGTCCTGGGACGtagggagaagaaaccacGAGACAAGCTGCGGATACTCtcgagacgaggagagcacGGTTTCTCTGGACGAACCGTTTCGTGatttttcttccccgtcccgtctcttctctctgtcagCACCGCTGACTCCCCTTCCTGTGCTGGTGGATCCCGCTGACCTCACGCGCCACCATATCTGTCTgggcgcgccgtctcttctttctgtctctgacGCCTTGTCGTATATCCCCACTCTCACTGTGCTCGAGGCTGTAGGCGGAACTGCGTTGTTCGATGCCGCAGCCAAGGATAGAACTCCGATACCTTCTTCCGACGCTTCCTGCGGCTATcgcggcgaaaacggagcGGAACATCCAATCCGTACCCCAAACCGATACAGCCTCGTTGGGGAGAGGGTCGGTTCGCACGCCGAGGCAAATGGGATGGCACGGGCGACGAATCTATCTGGCTGTAGCTTCTCGAACGTGGAACAAAGTCCAGCGGAAACGCtcggcgaaaaagaagggaaattGAGCGCCTACTTAGTTGTAGACCCTGTTTACTCAGTTGTTATGCCGGAGCCTTGCAGTTTGATTGCAAATCTCGACTACATCTGTAACCTCGTGCAAGTGATACTCCtccagcgtcttcgccttctttcccctgtCAGTGATGGGAGTGCCCATATCCTCCGAACACGGTGGAAGCCAGCGTCACTCTGGGAGGCGGGAAATGTGAGCAGCGaactctcgcgtttctcaaACCAAAAGAAACCCGAGGGACTGACCGGGTCTAAACTTGCGCGCTGTCATTCGGACCGAGGGAACGCAAACGGGGAGGAcagcgtctccgtttcgacCGCCTTATCACAAGTGACCCGCCATGGATGTGGAAAAGAAACTGTACGACCGCGGTTCTTAACCTTTGTAGATCGGTTCGCTTCTCTGGGTTCCGAGGAAATCAAGGCTCTGCCTCCGCGTGAGTACCTGAAGGCGACGGTTATCCCCGTGCTCCTTCCAGCAATCGAATCTGTCACACGAGATCGCCCTGAAGACCCTGTGTCTTGGATAGCTTTCTACCTCCTTCGGCATGCGACACGATTTAACAGAACCGAAAAACAAGTTGGTCGGGACCATCCTGAactgtttcgtctcttcacATCGCTTGCGTCGGGATCTGAGAGACCTCGAGAGACATCGCCGTCGCTGCCACGGAAGGGGAGTGGCGGGTCATCTGTGCTGTCAAGTTCACATGCCTCGGCTGCGAGAAGTGAAAGTACCGCCGACGGCGTTAAACCCACGTAG
- a CDS encoding putative heat shock protein hslv, with translation MPRHAAARHVSLQGLLSFCPLASGRPHARHALSRGGCSDRTLSIFPLKQFVFQSRRAERAGRAILGAPASFASASSGALLLSSALTSHSARFSPPQSLPSLGGVRPFYSYGGARAGGGAAQGPRFERPNFAASPFVPPRHATTILCVRKGDQVCVAGDGMVSQGQMIVKPNARKIRRLQDGVICGFAGATADCFTLLEKLEAKLEEYPGQLLRSCVELAKQWRTDRYLRHLEVGQQKRSKKHEDLFPELHKDTKDCLASKCVLSSNPRQSRAVLIVADKKMSLEVSGVGDVLESHDGILGVGSGGPYAVAAARALYDIDGLSAHEICKRSMAIAASMCCHTNDRVIFEVLENEAKPGETPQSSRTLTDSRRDSDGSTDQAPP, from the exons ATGCCACGCCACGCCGCCGCGCGTCACGTCTCCCTTCAgggccttctctcgttttgtcCCCTTGCTTCTGGAAGGCCGCACGCTCGCcacgcgctctctcgcggcggcTGCTCAGACAGGACTCTCTCAATCTTCCCTCTGAAACAGTTCGTCTTCCAGTCCCGGAGAGCTGAGCGCGCGGGGCGCGCGATTCTTGGCGCTCccgcctcgttcgcctcggcctcgtcgggcgctctgctcctctcctctgctcttACCTCACACTCCGCGCGCTTTTCCCCGCCTCAatccctcccttctctcggcggcgTCAGACCGTTCTACTCCTATGGCGGAGCGCGTGCAGGGGGAGGCGCCGCACAGGGACCTAGATTCGAGAGGCCGAATTTCGCAGCTTCGCCGTTCGTGCCGCCTCGCCACGCGACGACGATTCTCTGTGTTCGAAAGGGAGACCAAGTG TGCGTCGCCGGAGACGGAATGGTTTCGCAGGGACAGATG ATTGTAAAACCAAACGCCAGAAAAATTCGGCGCCTGCAGGACGGTGTCATTTGCGGTTTTGCTGGCGCCACAGCCGACTGCTTCACCCTTTTGGAGAAACTGGAAGCGAAGCTCGAAGAATACCCTG GCCAGCTGCTGCGGTCGTGCGTGGAACTCGCGAAACAGTGGCGCACAGATCGCTACTTGCGCCATCTGGAGGTCGGACAGCAAAAACGAAGCAAGAAACATGAAGACCTCTTTCCTGAATTGCACAAAGACACGAAAGACTGCTTAGCATCGAAGTGCGTCCTGTCGAGCAATCCTCGGCAGTCCCGT GCGGTTCTCATCGTAGCAGATAAGAAAATGTCTTTGGAAGTTAGTGGAGTCGGAGATGTTCTGGAGTCTCACGATGGGATTCTCGGCGTCGGCTCTGGCGGGCCCTACGCAGTTG CCGCTGCCCGAGCTCTGTATGACATCGACGGCCTGAGTGCGCATGAGATCTGCAAGCGCTCCATGGCTATTGCAGCAA GCATGTGCTGCCATACGAACGACCGGGTGATTTTTGAGGTTTTGGAAAATGAAGCGAAACCCGGGGAGACGCCTCAGTCCAGTCGTACCTTGACAGACTCCCGCCGGGATTCAGACGGAAGCACCGACCAAGCGCCGCCTTAA
- a CDS encoding putative AGC kinase codes for MRLATESLPEEERGHTLQEYIQTYAEALCEHLRVKRTPTGLEQYEFIQTLGHGGFGAVYLVKRKTDGRYFALKQVPKRKVLKASSRERQFAERNFLSACKCPCIVQLHATFQDELFLYQVVEFLQGGSMMHYMHAKQKFPEDVVKLCIAELVLAVKEVHDKNYIHRDIKPDNIVFTRDGHLKLLDFGLAKFAPHVFHFASLAGSPANGNTHIRGEGYDHSVDWWSVGVVMFEMLYGGIPFCPPPKYRGDVATFVKVQVTNHALVCPLVCEPENRFKSAAKIMQHPWFDGVDWGMIHRVKSPLCEDTELYAQRHFPLIDSPFESVDSVDQNGSTGGGSDARAQNAKSAVDGAGNKGREKGQAVSRPKPAGASASSEPDLLFSRYEFNRRAIETLPTFSRVLQRNAKKHFNSNARDCSVSPSPSSRSSGGVGLANGAGYAGSAGVSFSPDPKRCELAREEEQLEAEERGRAEIIFAQDGQHAQPKEHTKGDGETPPSPDSAETAVPHAFTREREREKNREAHSLHGVSSESAERDEATPGENSLVPDSPDEREAE; via the exons ATGCGACTCGCTACCGAGTCTCTcccagaagaagaacgcggtCACACGCTTCAGGAATACATTCAAACGTATGCGGAGGCTCTCTGTGAACACCTGCGGGTGAAGAGGACTCCCACGGGCCTTGAGCAATACGAATTTATTCAG ACACTCGGCCACGGCGGCTTCGGCGCTGTCTATCTGGTGAAGCGGAAGACCGACGGACGGTATTTTGCGCTCAAACAG GTTCCCAAACGGAAGGTGTTGAAGGCGTCGTCTCGTGAACGGCAGTTTGCGGAGCGCaactttctctctgcctgtaAATGCCCGTGCATTGTtcaactgcatgcaaccTTCCAAGACGAGCTTTTCTTGTACCAAGTGGTTGAGTTCCTTCAA GGCGGGAGCATGATGCACTACATGCACGCCAAGCAGAAATTCCCCGAAGACGTCGTCAAACTATGCATCGCCGAGCTCGTCCTTGCAGTGAAGGAAGTCCATGAC AAGAATTACATCCACAGAGATATTAAGCCGGACAACATCGTCTTCACTCGAGATGGTCATCTGAAGCTCCTCGACTTTGGACTCGCGAAGTTCGCTCCTCACGTCTTCCACTTCGCCTCGTTAGCAGGCAGCCC TGCCAATGGGAATACGCATATTCG AGGCGAGGGCTACGATCATTCCGTAGATTGGTGGTCTGTGGGCGTCGTGATGTTTGAGATGCTCTACGGAGGCATTCCTTTCTGCCCGCCGCCCAAATATCGAGGAGATGTCGCGACATTTGTCAAAGTCCAAGTCACCAATCACGCCCTTGTGTGCCC CCTGGTGTGCGAACCGGAAAACCGTTTCAAGAGCGCCGCGAAGATCATGCAGCATCCCTGGTTTGATGGCGTTGACTGGGGTATGATTCACCGCGTAAAATCGCCCCTCTGTGAAGACACTGAACTGTACGCACAGCGCCACTTCCCCCTCATCGACTCTCCTTTCGAGTCAGTAGACAGCGTGGACCAAAATGGAAGCACCGGCGGTGGAAGCGATGCAAGGGCTCAAAATGCAAAGTCGGCTGTCGACGGCGCTGGAAACAAAGGACGCGAAAAGGGACAGGCGGTCAGCCGGCCCAAACCCGCCGGCGCTTCAGCGTCCTCAGAG CCCGAcctgctcttttctcgctaCGAGTTCAACCGGCGTGCCATAGAGACGTTGCCGACTTTCAGCAGGGTTCTCCAGAGAAATGCAAAGAAGCATTTTAATTCCAACGCCCGTGACTGTTCGGTctccccgtcgccttcgtcgcgctCGTCCGGGGGAGTTGGACTCGCAAACGGCGCCGGCTACGCTGGGTCCGCAggcgtctcgttttcgcctgATCCGAAGCGCTGTGAactggcgagagaagaagaacagctcgaggccgaagagcgagggcgtGCGGAGATTATCTTTGCCCAAGACGGACAGCATGCGCAGCCGAAAGAACACAcaaagggagacggcgagactcCGCCTTCACCGGACAGCGCCGAGACGGCGGTTCCGCACGCTTTCACCAGGGAACGTgagcgcgaaaaaaacagagaagccCACAGTTTGCACGGTGTATCTTCGGAGTCtgcagagagggacgaggcgACACCTGGTGAAAACTCGCTGGTTCCCGACTCCCCCGAcgagcgcgaggcagaaTAG